A window from Mus caroli chromosome 2, CAROLI_EIJ_v1.1, whole genome shotgun sequence encodes these proteins:
- the Vps18 gene encoding vacuolar protein sorting-associated protein 18 homolog — MASILDEYEDSLSRSAVLQTGCPSVGIPHSGYVSAHLEKEVPIFTKQRIDFTPSERITSLVVSCNQLCMSLGKDTLLRIDLGKASEPNRVELGRKDDAKVHKMFLDHTGSHLLVALSSTEVLYMNRNGQKARPLARWKGQLVESVGWNKAMGNESSTGPILVGTAQGQIFEAELSASEGGLFGPAPDLYFRPLYVLNEEGGPAPVCSLEAERGPDGRGFVIATTRQRLFQFIGRAVEDTEAQGFAGLFAAYTDHPPPFREFPSNLGYSELAFYTPKLRSAPRAFAWMMGDGVLYGSLDCGRPDSLLSEERVWEYPAGVGPGANPPLAIVLTQFHFLLLLADRVEAVCTLTGQVVLRDHFLEKFGPLRHMVKDSSTGHLWAYTERAVFRYHVQREARDVWRTYLDMNRFDLAKEYCRERPDCLDTVLAREADFCFRQHRYLESARCYALTQSYFEEIALKFLEARQEEALAEFLQRKLAGLKPTERTQATLLTTWLTELYLSRLGALQGDPDALTLYRDTRECFRTFLSSPRHKEWLFASRASIHELLASHGDTEHMVYFAVIMQDYERVVAYHCQHEAYEEALAVLARHRDPQLFYKFSPILIRHIPRQLVDAWIEMGSRLDARQLIPALVNYSQGGEAQQVSQAIRYMEFCVNVLGETEQAIHNYLLSLYARGQPASLLAYLEQAGASPHRVHYDLKYALRLCAEHGHHRACVHVYKVLELYEEAVDLALQVDVDLAKQCADLPEEDEELRKKLWLKIARHVVQEEEDVQTAMACLASCPLLKIEDVLPFFPDFVTIDHFKEAICSSLKAYNHHIQELQREMEEATASAQRIRRDLQELRGRYGTVEPQDKCSTCDFPLLNRPFYLFLCGHMFHADCLLQAVRPGLPAYKQARLEELQRKLGAAPPPTKGSVKAKEAEAGTAAVGPSREQLKADLDELVAAECVYCGELMIRSIDRPFIDPQRYEEEHLSWL; from the exons ATGGCGTCCATCCTGGATGAGTACGAGGACTCATTGTCCCGCTCGGCCGTCTTGCAGACTGGTTGCCCTAGCGTGGGCATCCCCCATTCTG GGTATGTCAGTGCCCACCTGGAGAAGGAGGTGCCCATCTTCACCAAGCAGCGGATTGACTTCACCCCCTCGGAGCGGATCACTAGCCTCGTGGTCTCCTGCAATCAGCTCTGCATGAGCCTGGGCAAGGATACACTGCTCCG CATTGACTTGGGCAAGGCAAGTGAGCCCAACCGTGTGGAACTGGGGCGCAAGGACGACGCCAAAGTCCACAAGATGTTCCTGGACCATACTG GCTCTCATCTGCTGGTTGCGCTGAGTAGCACCGAGGTCCTTTACATGAACCGCAATGGACAGAAGGCCCGGCCCCTGGCTCGCTGGAAGGGACAGCTGGTGGAGAGTGTGGGTTGGAACAAGGCCATGGGCAACGAGAGCAGCACCGGCCCCATCCTGGTCGGCACAGCTCAAGGACAGATCTTTGAAGCAGAGCTCTCAGCTAGCGAGGGCGGCCTCTTTGGCCCTGCCCCGGATCTCTACTTCCGTCCACTGTACGTGTTAAATGAAGAAGGGGGTCCAGCCCCTGTGTGCTCCCTCGAGGCTGAGCGTGGCCCCGATGGCCGAGGCTTTGTCATTGCCACGACTCGGCAGCGCCTCTTCCAGTTCATAGGCAGAGCGGTGGAAGATACTGAAGCCCAGGGCTTCGCCGGACTCTTTGCTGCCTATACAGACCACCCGCCCCCATTCCGTGAGTTTCCTAGCAACTTGGGGTATAGTGAGTTGGCTTTCTATACCCCTAAGTTACGCTCAGCACCTCGCGCCTTTGCCTGGATGATGGGAGATGGCGTGCTGTATGGCTCACTGGACTGCGGGCGTCCTGACTCACTGCTGAGTGAGGAGCGAGTGTGGGAATACCCAGCGGGGGTTGGTCCTGGGGCCAATCCACCCTTAGCCATCGTCCTGACCCAGTTCCATTTCCTACTGCTGCTGGCCGACCGGGTGGAGGCTGTGTGCACGCTAACAGGGCAGGTGGTGCTACGAGATCACTTCCTGGAGAAGTTTGGACCACTGAGGCACATGGTGAAGGACTCGTCCACAGGCCACCTATGGGCCTATACTGAGCGTGCAGTCTTCCGCTACCATGTGCAACGTGAGGCTCGGGATGTCTGGCGCACCTACCTGGACATGAACCGCTTTGACCTGGCCAAAGAGTATTGTAGAGAGCGGCCTGATTGCCTGGACACGGTCCTGGCCCGAGAGGCTGATTTCTGCTTTCGCCAGCATCGCTACCTGGAGAGCGCCCGCTGCTACGCTCTGACCCAGAGCTATTTTGAGGAGATTGCCCTCAAGTTCTTGGAGGCCCGGCAAGAGGAGGCGCTGGCCGAGTTTCTCCAGCGGAAACTGGCCGGCTTGAAGCCGACGGAGCGTACCCAGGCCACACTGCTGACCACTTGGCTGACAGAGCTCTACCTGAGCCGGCTGGGTGCTCTGCAGGGTGACCCAGATGCTCTGACTCTCTACCGGGACACACGGGAGTGCTTCCGTACTTTTCTCAGTAGCCCTCGGCACAAAGAGTGGCTCTTTGCCAGCCGGGCCTCTATCCACGAGCTGCTCGCCAGTCACGGAGACACAGAGCACATGGTGTATTTTGCAGTGATCATGCAGGACTATGAACGGGTGGTCGCATACCACTGCCAGCATGAGGCTTACGAGGAGGCCCTGGCTGTGCTTGCCCGCCACCGGGACCCCCAGCTCTTCTACAAATTCTCCCCCATCCTCATCCGCCACATCCCCCGCCAGCTCGTAGACGCCTGGATTGAGATGGGCAGCCGGCTGGATGCTCGGCAGCTCATCCCTGCCCTGGTGAACTACAGCCAGGGTGGTGAGGCCCAGCAGGTGAGCCAGGCCATCCGCTACATGGAATTCTGCGTGAATGTGCTCGGTGAGACCGAGCAGGCCATTCACAACTACCTGCTGTCCCTGTATGCCcgtggccagccagcctcactTCTGGCCTACCTGGAACAAGCTGGGGCCAGCCCGCACCGGGTACATTATGATCTCAAATACGCACTTCGACTTTGTGCTGAGCACGGCCACCACCGCGCCTGCGTCCACGTCTATAAGGTGTTGGAGCTGTATGAGGAGGCTGTGGACCTGGCCCTGCAG GTGGATGTGGACCTAGCCAAGCAGTGCGCAGACTTGCCGGAGGAGGATGAGGAACTCCGCAAGAAACTGTGGCTCAAGATCGCCCGGCAcgtggtgcaggaggaggaggacgtCCAGACAGCCATGGCCTGCTTGGCCAGCTGCCCCTTGCTCAAGATCGAGGACGTGCTGCCCTTCTTCCCTGACTTTGTCACCATCGACCACTTCAAGGAGGCAATCTGTAGTTCCCTTAAGGCCTACAACCACCACATCCAGGAGCTGCAGCGCGAGATGGAAGAAGCCACGGCCAGTGCCCAGCGCATCCGACGAGACTTGCAGGAGCTCCGAGGCCGCTATGGCACCGTGGAGCCCCAGGACAAATGCTCCACCTGTGACTTTCCTTTGCTCAACCGACCCTTTTACCTGTTTCTCTGTGGCCACATGTTTCACGCTGACTGTCTCCTACAGGCTGTGCGGCCCGGCCTCCCTGCCTACAAGCAGGCCAGACTTGAGGAACTGCAGCGCAAGCTTGGGGCAGCGCCTCCTCCGACCAAAGGCTCCGTAAAAGCCAAGGAGGCCGAAGCTGGGACTGCAGCGGTGGGGCCCAGCCGGGAGCAGCTCAAGGCTGACCTGGATGAGCTGGTGGCTGCTGAGTGTGTGTACTGTGGGGAGCTGATGATTCGCTCTATTGACCGGCCCTTCATTGATCCGCAGCGCTATGAGGAGGAGCACCTCAGCTGGCTATAG